In Lepidochelys kempii isolate rLepKem1 chromosome 10, rLepKem1.hap2, whole genome shotgun sequence, a single window of DNA contains:
- the CFAP70 gene encoding cilia- and flagella-associated protein 70 isoform X2: MALLSGQASKRGSLIQAPPFATEASLSPIKPVQITVFEGCDLKGVKGDTPVTYVRAEYNGVILGDSLKIDVSSDGTVKYNFTTSFEYNSDGPNSLDDIAHKPLFLTVIEVLPKEKKQKEEKTVALGQAVVDLLPLLEGQCSFRATVPLHPIPGSPLESFHPDAKCSLEVSVSIQEPLLSVSKLSGGNLLRVTLEAAYSVPEVFVPTGPQQNYMVCLQVPTVGEKEYPLMFKNGILKLGGEKEPIPRPKKWPISNILAPGAQNIPGSFIVGGPYEEEDGELNKTEDREFRIQAESIKKRIVWDLERRCYLDPPAVLSLQKRIAECRYWPVEITRVPMVTSTKGKSSKLDKGDDDGQIFFHGVAYVNMVPLLYPGVKRIRGAFRVFAYQDSEVFGKTKCLFSILRDLGHQANLNKLGPVIAAASSPHSKAIPSRNQKEDKMTKEKDVLRKMSTTLKSQMSESAIETEATVCQNLEGQQYVDAGTFLVMEIELAKALVPKRLPEELASRVKEMIPPRPQLPRRSAGAKKAVEDYHSQITSIAGAILDEYHELFGKQMVDGGVIDHHTLEEQKCQLNYELNSSGKYFAFKEQLKHAVVKIVREKYLRTTAFNNLEQLQAFLSELYVYLVDQMHIALNQILSQESTVVTSPTFTSCEQLRLFAHEAEVNEDYALASVYYHERLARDRQIVQHWLDYGAFCLLMEENIKAQECFREALSLNPSHLHSLLLCGIIAVMMEHYEEAEIFFEDATCLEPSSIVSWTLLGLFYEIQENDIRVEMAFHEANKLLKAQLAKEKNIAEAAEEGGKKLHSLSATVLRPVTSPQEDTLPVMKKPSGGALDPSHAVAPVPISGLSQPSHTIFMETIHFLMEVNALQFVHRALAHELLCQQEGPSCEYYLVLAQTHLLRKDFSKAEECLREAIQTDYLNPNVWAQKGHLCYLSGNLSEAKECYERTISFVTDASEMHFVYLRLGSIYLKEKELKEMAEAEDALSEANALNNNKAEVWAYLALVCMQGGRQLEAEQSYKYALKLELKNEELLQEIHEVQRMVGFGNPSF; this comes from the exons AAAGGTGTCAAAGGAGACACTCCAGTGACCTATGTGCGTGCAGAGTATAACGGTGTTATCCTGGGTGACTCCCTGAAAATTGATGTTTCTTCAGATGGGACAGTGAAATATAACTTCACCACTAGCTTTGAATACAACTCTGATGGGCCAAACTCTCTAGATGACATCGCACACAAACCCTTATTCT TGACTGTGATTGAAGTTTTACCAAAGGAGAAGAAGCAGAAGGAGGAAAAGACTGTGGCTCTTGGTCAGGCTGTTGTGGATCTTCTACCTCTGCTGGAAG GACAGTGTTCATTTAGAGCAACAGTTCCACTGCATCCAATTCCTGGCTCTCCACTAGAGAGCTTTCACCCAGATGCCAAG TGTAGCCTTGAAGTGTCAGTGTCCATCCAAGAGCCCCTGCTTTCTGTATCGAAACTTTCAGGTGGCAACCTCCTCAGGGTTACATTGGAGGCTGCTTATTCTGTCCCTGAAGTGTTTGTTCCCACAGGACCCCAGCAAAACTACATGGTTTGCTTGCAAGTACCAACTGTTGGAGAG AAAGAGTACCCCTTGATGTTCAAGAACGGTATCCTGAAGCTTGGTGGGGAAAAAGAGCCAATACCCCGGCCAAAAAAATGGCCCATTAGCAACATCCTGGCACCAGGAGCTCAAAACATTCCAGGCTCTTTTATTGTTGGTGGCCCctatgaggaggaggatggagagcTCAACAAAACAGAG GACAGGGAATTTAGGATTCAGGCAGAGAGCATAAAAAAGAGAATTGTTTGGGACTTGGAAAGACGCTGTTACCTGGACCCTCCAGCAGTACTCAg CTTACAGAAGCGCATTGCAGAATGCCGGTACTGGCCAGTGGAGATTACCAGGGTCCCTATGGTTACTTCCACCAAAGGGAAATCTAGCAAATTAGACAAG GGAGATGATGATGGACAGATTTTCTTCCATGGCGTGGCATACGTCAACATGGTGCCTTTGCTGTACCCTGGTGTGAAGCGCATACGAGGAGCTTTCCGTGTATTTGCATATCAAGACAGTGAGGTGTTTGGGAAG ACTAAGTGTCTATTCAGCATTTTACGTGATCTTGGGCATCAAGCCAATCTGAACAAATTAGGGCCAGTGATCgcagcagccagctcccctcATTCAAAAGCTATTCCCAGTAGGAACCAGAAAGAGGATAAAATGACCAAAGAGAAGGATGTTCTAAGAAAG ATGTCCACTACGCTAAAATCTCAGATGTCAGAGAGTGCTATAGAAACTGAAGCAACAGTGTGTCAGAACCTGGAAGGACAG CAATATGTAGATGCAGGGACATTCCTGGTGATGGAAATAGAGCTGGCCAAGGCCTTGGTACCAAAACGATTGCCGGAGGAGCTCGCCAGCCG agttAAGGAGATGATTCCTCCACGCCCTCAGCTACCACGCCGGAGTGCAGGAGCTAAGAAG GCCGTGGAAGATTACCACAGTCAGATCACTAGTATTGCTGGAGCCATCCTGGATGAGTACCATGAGCTGTTTGGGAAGCAGATGGTTGATGGTGGTGTAATAGATCATCACACCCTGGAGGAACAGAAATGTCAACTGAACTATGAGCTCAACAGCTCAGGAAAATACTTTGCTTTTAAGGAACAGCTGAAG CATGCAGTGGTGAAGATTGTGAGAGAGAAGTACTTGAGGACAACAGCATTCAACAACTTGGAGCAGCTACAAGCTTTCCTGAGTGAGCTGTATGTGTACCTGGTGGATCAGATGCACATTGCTCTAAACCAG ATACTGTCACAAGAGAGTACTGtcgttacctcacccaccttcacAAGCTGTGAGCAGCTCCGACTCTTTGCTCATGAAGCCGAAGTCAATGAGGACTATGCTCTGGCATCTGTCTACTATCACGAG AGGCTGGCTCGTGACCGCCAGATTGTCCAGCACTGGCTAGATTATGGGGCATTCTGCCTCCTGATGGAGGAAAATATCAAAGCCCAGGAGTGTTTTCGTGAAGCTCTTTCTCTGAACCCAAGTCACCTGCACAG CTTGCTGCTGTGTGGTATCATAGCTGTCATGATGGAGCACTATGAAGAGGCAGAAATCTTCTTTGAGGATGCCACCTGCTTGGAGCCATCCAGCATCGTGTCCTGGACTCTCTTAG GTTTGTTCTATGAAATACAGGAAAATGATATTCGGGTGGAGATGGCCTTCCATGAGGCTAACAAACTACTGAAGGCACAACTGGCCAAAGAGAAAAATATCGCTGAAGCTGCtgaagaaggaggaaaaaagctACACTCTCTTTCTGCCACAGTTCTAAGACCTGTCACTTCTCCCCAGGAAGACACCCTACCAG TAATGAAGAAACCTAGTGGAGGAGCACTTGATCCATCACATGCGGTGGCTCCTGTCCCCATTTCTGGACTTTCACAGCCCTCCCACACAATCTTCATGGAGACCATACACTTCTTGATGGAGGTCAATGCTCTACAG TTTGTTCACAGGGCGCTAGCACATGAGCTACTCTGCCAGCAGGAAGGACCCAGCTGTGAGTATTACCTAGTGCTGGCACAAACACACTTGCTCAGGAAGGACTTCTCTAAGGCTGAAGAATGTCTGCGAGAGGCTATCCAGACTGACTACCTG AATCCAAATGTTTGGGCACAGAAAGGACACCTGTGCTACCTGAGTGGAAATCTTAGTGAGGCAAAGGAATGCTATGAGCGAACCATCAGCTTTGTAACAGACGCTTCTGAGATGCACTTTGTTTACCTGCGATTGGGGTCCATCTATCTGAAAGAGAAAGAG CTGAAAGAAATGGCGGAGGCAGAAGATGCCCTCTCTGAGGCCAATGCGCTGAATAACAACAAGGCCGAAGTGTGGGCATATCTAGCGCTAGTCTGCATGCAA GGAGGAAGGCAGTTGGAGGCAGAGCAGTCTTACAAATATGCATTGAAG TTAGAGCTGAAGAATGAGGAATTGCTCCAGGAAATCCATGAGGTACAGCGAATGGTTGGCTTTGGTAATCCATCATTCTGA
- the CFAP70 gene encoding cilia- and flagella-associated protein 70 isoform X3, translating to MPSLEVSVSIQEPLLSVSKLSGGNLLRVTLEAAYSVPEVFVPTGPQQNYMVCLQVPTVGEKEYPLMFKNGILKLGGEKEPIPRPKKWPISNILAPGAQNIPGSFIVGGPYEEEDGELNKTEDREFRIQAESIKKRIVWDLERRCYLDPPAVLSLQKRIAECRYWPVEITRVPMVTSTKGKSSKLDKGDDDGQIFFHGVAYVNMVPLLYPGVKRIRGAFRVFAYQDSEVFGKTKCLFSILRDLGHQANLNKLGPVIAAASSPHSKAIPSRNQKEDKMTKEKDVLRKMSTTLKSQMSESAIETEATVCQNLEGQQYVDAGTFLVMEIELAKALVPKRLPEELASRVKEMIPPRPQLPRRSAGAKKAVEDYHSQITSIAGAILDEYHELFGKQMVDGGVIDHHTLEEQKCQLNYELNSSGKYFAFKEQLKHAVVKIVREKYLRTTAFNNLEQLQAFLSELYVYLVDQMHIALNQILSQESTVVTSPTFTSCEQLRLFAHEAEVNEDYALASVYYHERLARDRQIVQHWLDYGAFCLLMEENIKAQECFREALSLNPSHLHSLLLCGIIAVMMEHYEEAEIFFEDATCLEPSSIVSWTLLGLFYEIQENDIRVEMAFHEANKLLKAQLAKEKNIAEAAEEGGKKLHSLSATVLRPVTSPQEDTLPVMKKPSGGALDPSHAVAPVPISGLSQPSHTIFMETIHFLMEVNALQFVHRALAHELLCQQEGPSCEYYLVLAQTHLLRKDFSKAEECLREAIQTDYLNPNVWAQKGHLCYLSGNLSEAKECYERTISFVTDASEMHFVYLRLGSIYLKEKEYDKAKRTYMLACKKSSSCLTWLGVGIACYRLKEMAEAEDALSEANALNNNKAEVWAYLALVCMQGGRQLEAEQSYKYALKLELKNEELLQEIHEVQRMVGFGNPSF from the exons ATGCCAAG CCTTGAAGTGTCAGTGTCCATCCAAGAGCCCCTGCTTTCTGTATCGAAACTTTCAGGTGGCAACCTCCTCAGGGTTACATTGGAGGCTGCTTATTCTGTCCCTGAAGTGTTTGTTCCCACAGGACCCCAGCAAAACTACATGGTTTGCTTGCAAGTACCAACTGTTGGAGAG AAAGAGTACCCCTTGATGTTCAAGAACGGTATCCTGAAGCTTGGTGGGGAAAAAGAGCCAATACCCCGGCCAAAAAAATGGCCCATTAGCAACATCCTGGCACCAGGAGCTCAAAACATTCCAGGCTCTTTTATTGTTGGTGGCCCctatgaggaggaggatggagagcTCAACAAAACAGAG GACAGGGAATTTAGGATTCAGGCAGAGAGCATAAAAAAGAGAATTGTTTGGGACTTGGAAAGACGCTGTTACCTGGACCCTCCAGCAGTACTCAg CTTACAGAAGCGCATTGCAGAATGCCGGTACTGGCCAGTGGAGATTACCAGGGTCCCTATGGTTACTTCCACCAAAGGGAAATCTAGCAAATTAGACAAG GGAGATGATGATGGACAGATTTTCTTCCATGGCGTGGCATACGTCAACATGGTGCCTTTGCTGTACCCTGGTGTGAAGCGCATACGAGGAGCTTTCCGTGTATTTGCATATCAAGACAGTGAGGTGTTTGGGAAG ACTAAGTGTCTATTCAGCATTTTACGTGATCTTGGGCATCAAGCCAATCTGAACAAATTAGGGCCAGTGATCgcagcagccagctcccctcATTCAAAAGCTATTCCCAGTAGGAACCAGAAAGAGGATAAAATGACCAAAGAGAAGGATGTTCTAAGAAAG ATGTCCACTACGCTAAAATCTCAGATGTCAGAGAGTGCTATAGAAACTGAAGCAACAGTGTGTCAGAACCTGGAAGGACAG CAATATGTAGATGCAGGGACATTCCTGGTGATGGAAATAGAGCTGGCCAAGGCCTTGGTACCAAAACGATTGCCGGAGGAGCTCGCCAGCCG agttAAGGAGATGATTCCTCCACGCCCTCAGCTACCACGCCGGAGTGCAGGAGCTAAGAAG GCCGTGGAAGATTACCACAGTCAGATCACTAGTATTGCTGGAGCCATCCTGGATGAGTACCATGAGCTGTTTGGGAAGCAGATGGTTGATGGTGGTGTAATAGATCATCACACCCTGGAGGAACAGAAATGTCAACTGAACTATGAGCTCAACAGCTCAGGAAAATACTTTGCTTTTAAGGAACAGCTGAAG CATGCAGTGGTGAAGATTGTGAGAGAGAAGTACTTGAGGACAACAGCATTCAACAACTTGGAGCAGCTACAAGCTTTCCTGAGTGAGCTGTATGTGTACCTGGTGGATCAGATGCACATTGCTCTAAACCAG ATACTGTCACAAGAGAGTACTGtcgttacctcacccaccttcacAAGCTGTGAGCAGCTCCGACTCTTTGCTCATGAAGCCGAAGTCAATGAGGACTATGCTCTGGCATCTGTCTACTATCACGAG AGGCTGGCTCGTGACCGCCAGATTGTCCAGCACTGGCTAGATTATGGGGCATTCTGCCTCCTGATGGAGGAAAATATCAAAGCCCAGGAGTGTTTTCGTGAAGCTCTTTCTCTGAACCCAAGTCACCTGCACAG CTTGCTGCTGTGTGGTATCATAGCTGTCATGATGGAGCACTATGAAGAGGCAGAAATCTTCTTTGAGGATGCCACCTGCTTGGAGCCATCCAGCATCGTGTCCTGGACTCTCTTAG GTTTGTTCTATGAAATACAGGAAAATGATATTCGGGTGGAGATGGCCTTCCATGAGGCTAACAAACTACTGAAGGCACAACTGGCCAAAGAGAAAAATATCGCTGAAGCTGCtgaagaaggaggaaaaaagctACACTCTCTTTCTGCCACAGTTCTAAGACCTGTCACTTCTCCCCAGGAAGACACCCTACCAG TAATGAAGAAACCTAGTGGAGGAGCACTTGATCCATCACATGCGGTGGCTCCTGTCCCCATTTCTGGACTTTCACAGCCCTCCCACACAATCTTCATGGAGACCATACACTTCTTGATGGAGGTCAATGCTCTACAG TTTGTTCACAGGGCGCTAGCACATGAGCTACTCTGCCAGCAGGAAGGACCCAGCTGTGAGTATTACCTAGTGCTGGCACAAACACACTTGCTCAGGAAGGACTTCTCTAAGGCTGAAGAATGTCTGCGAGAGGCTATCCAGACTGACTACCTG AATCCAAATGTTTGGGCACAGAAAGGACACCTGTGCTACCTGAGTGGAAATCTTAGTGAGGCAAAGGAATGCTATGAGCGAACCATCAGCTTTGTAACAGACGCTTCTGAGATGCACTTTGTTTACCTGCGATTGGGGTCCATCTATCTGAAAGAGAAAGAG TATGATAAGGCAAAGCGCACCTATATGCTGGCCTGTAAGAAGTCCTCATCCTGCCTGACCTGGCTGGGAGTAGGAATCGCTTGCTACAGG CTGAAAGAAATGGCGGAGGCAGAAGATGCCCTCTCTGAGGCCAATGCGCTGAATAACAACAAGGCCGAAGTGTGGGCATATCTAGCGCTAGTCTGCATGCAA GGAGGAAGGCAGTTGGAGGCAGAGCAGTCTTACAAATATGCATTGAAG TTAGAGCTGAAGAATGAGGAATTGCTCCAGGAAATCCATGAGGTACAGCGAATGGTTGGCTTTGGTAATCCATCATTCTGA
- the CFAP70 gene encoding cilia- and flagella-associated protein 70 isoform X1, translating into MALLSGQASKRGSLIQAPPFATEASLSPIKPVQITVFEGCDLKGVKGDTPVTYVRAEYNGVILGDSLKIDVSSDGTVKYNFTTSFEYNSDGPNSLDDIAHKPLFLTVIEVLPKEKKQKEEKTVALGQAVVDLLPLLEGQCSFRATVPLHPIPGSPLESFHPDAKCSLEVSVSIQEPLLSVSKLSGGNLLRVTLEAAYSVPEVFVPTGPQQNYMVCLQVPTVGEKEYPLMFKNGILKLGGEKEPIPRPKKWPISNILAPGAQNIPGSFIVGGPYEEEDGELNKTEDREFRIQAESIKKRIVWDLERRCYLDPPAVLSLQKRIAECRYWPVEITRVPMVTSTKGKSSKLDKGDDDGQIFFHGVAYVNMVPLLYPGVKRIRGAFRVFAYQDSEVFGKTKCLFSILRDLGHQANLNKLGPVIAAASSPHSKAIPSRNQKEDKMTKEKDVLRKMSTTLKSQMSESAIETEATVCQNLEGQQYVDAGTFLVMEIELAKALVPKRLPEELASRVKEMIPPRPQLPRRSAGAKKAVEDYHSQITSIAGAILDEYHELFGKQMVDGGVIDHHTLEEQKCQLNYELNSSGKYFAFKEQLKHAVVKIVREKYLRTTAFNNLEQLQAFLSELYVYLVDQMHIALNQILSQESTVVTSPTFTSCEQLRLFAHEAEVNEDYALASVYYHERLARDRQIVQHWLDYGAFCLLMEENIKAQECFREALSLNPSHLHSLLLCGIIAVMMEHYEEAEIFFEDATCLEPSSIVSWTLLGLFYEIQENDIRVEMAFHEANKLLKAQLAKEKNIAEAAEEGGKKLHSLSATVLRPVTSPQEDTLPVMKKPSGGALDPSHAVAPVPISGLSQPSHTIFMETIHFLMEVNALQFVHRALAHELLCQQEGPSCEYYLVLAQTHLLRKDFSKAEECLREAIQTDYLNPNVWAQKGHLCYLSGNLSEAKECYERTISFVTDASEMHFVYLRLGSIYLKEKEYDKAKRTYMLACKKSSSCLTWLGVGIACYRLKEMAEAEDALSEANALNNNKAEVWAYLALVCMQGGRQLEAEQSYKYALKLELKNEELLQEIHEVQRMVGFGNPSF; encoded by the exons AAAGGTGTCAAAGGAGACACTCCAGTGACCTATGTGCGTGCAGAGTATAACGGTGTTATCCTGGGTGACTCCCTGAAAATTGATGTTTCTTCAGATGGGACAGTGAAATATAACTTCACCACTAGCTTTGAATACAACTCTGATGGGCCAAACTCTCTAGATGACATCGCACACAAACCCTTATTCT TGACTGTGATTGAAGTTTTACCAAAGGAGAAGAAGCAGAAGGAGGAAAAGACTGTGGCTCTTGGTCAGGCTGTTGTGGATCTTCTACCTCTGCTGGAAG GACAGTGTTCATTTAGAGCAACAGTTCCACTGCATCCAATTCCTGGCTCTCCACTAGAGAGCTTTCACCCAGATGCCAAG TGTAGCCTTGAAGTGTCAGTGTCCATCCAAGAGCCCCTGCTTTCTGTATCGAAACTTTCAGGTGGCAACCTCCTCAGGGTTACATTGGAGGCTGCTTATTCTGTCCCTGAAGTGTTTGTTCCCACAGGACCCCAGCAAAACTACATGGTTTGCTTGCAAGTACCAACTGTTGGAGAG AAAGAGTACCCCTTGATGTTCAAGAACGGTATCCTGAAGCTTGGTGGGGAAAAAGAGCCAATACCCCGGCCAAAAAAATGGCCCATTAGCAACATCCTGGCACCAGGAGCTCAAAACATTCCAGGCTCTTTTATTGTTGGTGGCCCctatgaggaggaggatggagagcTCAACAAAACAGAG GACAGGGAATTTAGGATTCAGGCAGAGAGCATAAAAAAGAGAATTGTTTGGGACTTGGAAAGACGCTGTTACCTGGACCCTCCAGCAGTACTCAg CTTACAGAAGCGCATTGCAGAATGCCGGTACTGGCCAGTGGAGATTACCAGGGTCCCTATGGTTACTTCCACCAAAGGGAAATCTAGCAAATTAGACAAG GGAGATGATGATGGACAGATTTTCTTCCATGGCGTGGCATACGTCAACATGGTGCCTTTGCTGTACCCTGGTGTGAAGCGCATACGAGGAGCTTTCCGTGTATTTGCATATCAAGACAGTGAGGTGTTTGGGAAG ACTAAGTGTCTATTCAGCATTTTACGTGATCTTGGGCATCAAGCCAATCTGAACAAATTAGGGCCAGTGATCgcagcagccagctcccctcATTCAAAAGCTATTCCCAGTAGGAACCAGAAAGAGGATAAAATGACCAAAGAGAAGGATGTTCTAAGAAAG ATGTCCACTACGCTAAAATCTCAGATGTCAGAGAGTGCTATAGAAACTGAAGCAACAGTGTGTCAGAACCTGGAAGGACAG CAATATGTAGATGCAGGGACATTCCTGGTGATGGAAATAGAGCTGGCCAAGGCCTTGGTACCAAAACGATTGCCGGAGGAGCTCGCCAGCCG agttAAGGAGATGATTCCTCCACGCCCTCAGCTACCACGCCGGAGTGCAGGAGCTAAGAAG GCCGTGGAAGATTACCACAGTCAGATCACTAGTATTGCTGGAGCCATCCTGGATGAGTACCATGAGCTGTTTGGGAAGCAGATGGTTGATGGTGGTGTAATAGATCATCACACCCTGGAGGAACAGAAATGTCAACTGAACTATGAGCTCAACAGCTCAGGAAAATACTTTGCTTTTAAGGAACAGCTGAAG CATGCAGTGGTGAAGATTGTGAGAGAGAAGTACTTGAGGACAACAGCATTCAACAACTTGGAGCAGCTACAAGCTTTCCTGAGTGAGCTGTATGTGTACCTGGTGGATCAGATGCACATTGCTCTAAACCAG ATACTGTCACAAGAGAGTACTGtcgttacctcacccaccttcacAAGCTGTGAGCAGCTCCGACTCTTTGCTCATGAAGCCGAAGTCAATGAGGACTATGCTCTGGCATCTGTCTACTATCACGAG AGGCTGGCTCGTGACCGCCAGATTGTCCAGCACTGGCTAGATTATGGGGCATTCTGCCTCCTGATGGAGGAAAATATCAAAGCCCAGGAGTGTTTTCGTGAAGCTCTTTCTCTGAACCCAAGTCACCTGCACAG CTTGCTGCTGTGTGGTATCATAGCTGTCATGATGGAGCACTATGAAGAGGCAGAAATCTTCTTTGAGGATGCCACCTGCTTGGAGCCATCCAGCATCGTGTCCTGGACTCTCTTAG GTTTGTTCTATGAAATACAGGAAAATGATATTCGGGTGGAGATGGCCTTCCATGAGGCTAACAAACTACTGAAGGCACAACTGGCCAAAGAGAAAAATATCGCTGAAGCTGCtgaagaaggaggaaaaaagctACACTCTCTTTCTGCCACAGTTCTAAGACCTGTCACTTCTCCCCAGGAAGACACCCTACCAG TAATGAAGAAACCTAGTGGAGGAGCACTTGATCCATCACATGCGGTGGCTCCTGTCCCCATTTCTGGACTTTCACAGCCCTCCCACACAATCTTCATGGAGACCATACACTTCTTGATGGAGGTCAATGCTCTACAG TTTGTTCACAGGGCGCTAGCACATGAGCTACTCTGCCAGCAGGAAGGACCCAGCTGTGAGTATTACCTAGTGCTGGCACAAACACACTTGCTCAGGAAGGACTTCTCTAAGGCTGAAGAATGTCTGCGAGAGGCTATCCAGACTGACTACCTG AATCCAAATGTTTGGGCACAGAAAGGACACCTGTGCTACCTGAGTGGAAATCTTAGTGAGGCAAAGGAATGCTATGAGCGAACCATCAGCTTTGTAACAGACGCTTCTGAGATGCACTTTGTTTACCTGCGATTGGGGTCCATCTATCTGAAAGAGAAAGAG TATGATAAGGCAAAGCGCACCTATATGCTGGCCTGTAAGAAGTCCTCATCCTGCCTGACCTGGCTGGGAGTAGGAATCGCTTGCTACAGG CTGAAAGAAATGGCGGAGGCAGAAGATGCCCTCTCTGAGGCCAATGCGCTGAATAACAACAAGGCCGAAGTGTGGGCATATCTAGCGCTAGTCTGCATGCAA GGAGGAAGGCAGTTGGAGGCAGAGCAGTCTTACAAATATGCATTGAAG TTAGAGCTGAAGAATGAGGAATTGCTCCAGGAAATCCATGAGGTACAGCGAATGGTTGGCTTTGGTAATCCATCATTCTGA